The following are encoded together in the Malaya genurostris strain Urasoe2022 chromosome 3, Malgen_1.1, whole genome shotgun sequence genome:
- the LOC131438495 gene encoding lactosylceramide 1,3-N-acetyl-beta-D-glucosaminyltransferase A-like, producing the protein MFERRPLFGALLGLTLVVTVWHMSFQEAASSTSGSSSSSSSSSSSSSSSSSNGVGSGSSYLESVAILPPYMQASSLAVSTPHHLLAAAPPSRDGTADAGGGVAELDGGVTVEGSSITNQSFLPLLLSSMLINPVEMLPKDDYSSLIDLKDFKFTINFNNCSDNGRNKYESVRTNSLKSEEQPRAPLILVLVHSAPTNWYKRNTIRDTWGQYDPRAKLVFLVGAVNSSTLQQRIEQENRMYDDIVQGNFIDAYRNMTYKHVMALKWFTYHCPEAKYILKADDDVFINTPALYDVLETSSPRRRLLFCQEISKAPVKRTHRSKWYVSIPEYRNKYYPNHCPGYSIIYTPDVAFQLYRAAQQQPYFWIDDVHLTGTIAKLINVTITPTGSMLLNQSQKDAIIDNKLNATEQLFFFTTPDLREGEIRKLWKAVTLSKSGR; encoded by the coding sequence ATGTTCGAACGTCGACCGCTATTCGGAGCTCTGCTCGGACTGACACTGGTAGTGACAGTATGGCACATGTCGTTTCAAGAAGCCGCCAGCAGTACCAGCggaagtagcagtagcagtagcagtagcagtagcagtagtagtagtagtagcagcAATGGTGTTGGATCAGGATCGTCGTACCTGGAGTCGGTAGCTATCCTTCCACCGTACATGCAAGCATCGTCCCTGGCAGTATCGACACCACATCACTTGTTAGCTGCGGCACCGCCATCTCGCGACGGTACAGCAGACGCTGGTGGTGGAGTAGCAGAGCTGGACGGCGGTGTCACAGTGGAAGGTAGCTCGATTACGAATCAAAGCTTCCTCCCACTGTTGCTCTCGTCGATGTTAATCAATCCAGTAGAAATGTTGCCAAAAGATGATTATAGCAGTTTGATAGATCTGAAAGATTTTAAGTTTACCATCAATTTTAACAACTGTAGTGATAACGGTAGAAACAAGTATGAAAGTGTTCGAACTAATAGCCTTAAGAGTGAGGAGCAGCCGCGTGCACCATTAATTTTAGTCCTAGTTCATTCGGCACCAACCAACTGGTACAAGCGCAATACAATTCGTGATACCTGGGGACAGTATGATCCGCGAGCGAAGCTCGTCTTCCTGGTTGGAGCGGTCAATTCGAGCACCCTCCAGCAACGAATAGAGCAGGAGAACCGCATGTATGACGATATCGTTCAGGGCAACTTCATCGACGCTTATCGAAATATGACGTACAAGCATGTGATGGCACTAAAATGGTTCACATATCACTGCCCAGAAGCCAAATACATCCTGAAAGCAGATGACGATGTCTTCATCAATACTCCGGCGTTGTACGATGTTCTCGAAACGAGTTCACCAAGACGGAGGCTCCTGTTTTGCCAGGAAATTAGCAAGGCACCGGTGAAACGGACCCACCGCTCCAAGTGGTACGTCAGTATCCCGGAGTACCGTAACAAATACTATCCTAACCATTGCCCCGGTTATTCGATTATCTATACACCGGATGTGGCATTCCAGCTGTACAGGGCAGCACAGCAGCAGCCCTACTTCTGGATTGACGATGTGCATCTCACGGGAACGATAGCGAAACTGATTAATGTTACCATCACGCCGACGGGTAGTATGCTACTTAACCAAAGCCAAAAGGATGCAATCATCGATAACAAACTGAATGCAACCGAACAACTGTTCTTTTTCACCACCCCGGACCTACGCGAAGGAGAAATCCGGAAGTTGTGGAAAGCGGTCACTCTGTCGAAAAGCGGTAGATAG